Proteins from one Camelina sativa cultivar DH55 chromosome 8, Cs, whole genome shotgun sequence genomic window:
- the LOC104707828 gene encoding uncharacterized protein LOC104707828: MEAWFAVEDGWSHPTEKNEKGELVQKHRKKWTAEEKAESKHNSQALSVIFKSLPRDIFNQVQGCESAKEALDILVVTFEGTCRVRRTRLNNLASDFENLQMTETESVADYSSRLSGIAQESVILGKRYKDKKLVKKFLRSLPDKFQPHRSAIDVSLNSDELKYNQVVGMIQTFEMQLKKKEKMNAKSFALKAIEEQRFAESQELEDEEKLGLLVKKYFQKMERGQRKGTTSLTNADFDKGFRKGDKPERQCAECEGYGHYKAECPNNKRKNSLQCYGCKGFGHTKTDCPSQGNKQKSYITWIESDSDEEDNKGEILNNFVALLGVIKEDEGDEALLLEEDFDKKMESDSDGEEAGLSMEDQIGLLIQTVVQKTQDNSELSAERDTLQMNVAILSKELSEEKAKSLRLEKKLEDQLKNIRMLSKGTKDLDNLLNIGQSSTAKWSLGYQGIKSDKSTQFVKGQNTEPKLKEQLVASIAQHNQLPKVNPHHRRMTMQRELPGRQSYGSHNYQQPDQRSVSLSRRRGCWYCGRLNHYKAQCYKFQNRVTNLVQNYGFYPAIRRVSQGYVRKDDLYCHVAYTADRTEVDQAKWYFDSGCSRHMTEALDNLSHIEDVAGGRVTFGDGGKGTIRGKGATSGDTQPHLKDVFLEDGLKANLTSVSQLCNEGLDVTFTKKDCKAVDQQGSVKLKGR; encoded by the coding sequence ATGGAAGCTTGGTTTGCAGTGGAGGACGGCTGGTCTCATCCAACTGAGAAGAATGAAAAAGGCGAACTGGTGCAGAAACACAGAAAGAAATGGACAGCTGAAGAAAAGGCTGAGTCCAAACACAACTCACAGGCTCTGTCAGTCATCTTCAAATCTCTGCCAAGAGACATTTTTAATCAAGTTCAAGGTTGTGAGTCAGCTAAGGAGGCGTTGGACATTCTGGTCGTCACATTTGAAGGCACATGCCGAGTTAGGCGCACAAGGTTGAACAATCTTGCATCTGACTTTGAGAACTTGCAAATGACTGAAACTGAATCTGTGGCAGATTATAGTAGCCGGTTGAGTGGTATTGCTCAAGAATCTGTTATTTTGGGCAAACGATACAAGGACAAGAAGTTGGTCAAGAAATTCCTCAGAAGTCTACCTGACAAGTTTCAACCGCACAGATCTGCTATTGATGTGTCTTTGAACTCTGATGAGCTCAAGTACAATCAAGTCGTTGGGATGATACAGACGTTTGAGATgcaactaaagaagaaagagaagatgaatgCTAAGTCATTTGCTCTTAAAGCTATAGAGGAACAGAGGTTTGCTGAATCTCAGGAGCTTGAAGACGAAGAAAAGTTGGGTCTGTTGGTTAAGAAGTACTTTCAGAAGATGGAGAGAGGTCAGCGGAAGGGAACTACGTCACTCACGAATGCTGATTTTGACAAAGGGTTCAGGAAAGGTGATAAACCAGAGCGTCAATGTGCTGAGTGTGAAGGGTATGGACATTACAAGGCTGAGTGTCCAAATAACAAACGTAAGAATTCTTTGCAATGTTATGGGTGCAAGGGCTTTGGTCATACCAAGACTGATTGTCCCTCACAAGGTAATAAGCAGAAGTCCTACATCACATGGATTGAAAGtgattctgatgaagaagacaacaaaggTGAAATTCTGAACAACTTTGTGGCTTTGCTGGGAGTCATCAAGGAAGACGAAGGAGACGAAGCTCTATTGTTAGAAGAGGACTTTGACAAGAAGATGGAATCTGACTCCGATGGAGAGGAGGCTGGCTTGTCAATGGAAGATCAGATAGGGCTTCTTATTCAGACTGTTGTGCAAAAGACCCAAGATAACAGTGAGCTGTCAGCCGAGAGAGATACTCTTCAAATGAACGTTGCAATATTGTCTAAGGAGCTGAGTGAAGAAAAAGCCAAGTCTCTGCGTCTTGAGAAGAAATTGGAGGATCAACTGAAGAACATCAGGATGCTAAGTAAAGGAACTAAAGATCTCGACAACTTACTCAATATTGGACAATCAAGCACCGCAAAGTGGAGTCTGGGGTATCAAGGAATCAAATCTGACAAGTCAACGCAATTTGTTAAAGGGCAAAACACTGAGCCAAAACTCAAAGAACAACTTGTTGCATCAATCGCTCAACATAATCAGTTACCTAAGGTGAATCCGCATCACAGGCGGATGACTATGCAACGTGAGTTGCCTGGAAGACAGTCATATGGGTCACACAACTATCAACAGCCTGATCAGCGCTCTGTTAGTCTCAGCAGGAGAAGAGGATGCTGGTACTGTGGTCGTCTTAACCACTATAAGGCCCAATGCTACAAGTTTCAGAATCGTGTGACAAATCTAGTGCAGAATTATGGTTTCTATCCAGCTATTAGAAGAGTTAGTCAAGGGTATGTCAGGAAAGATGATCTCTACTGTCATGTTGCATACACAGCGGATAGAACTGAGGTTGATCAGGCTAAATGGTACTTTGACAGTGGATGCTCCAGACATATGACAGAAGCTCTTGACAACTTGTCTCATATAGAAGATGTTGCTGGTGGAAGAGTCACGTTTGGAGATGGAGGTAAGGGGACAATCCGAGGAAAAGGTGCAACAAGTGGTGACACTCAACCACATCTGAAGGATGTGTTCTTGGAGGATGGATTGAAGGCCAATCTGACCAGTGTGAGTCAATTGTGTAATGAAGGCTTGGATGTTACGTTTACCAAGAAGGACTGCAAAGCTGTTGATCAACAGGGGTCTGTCAAACTCAAAGGAAGATAA
- the LOC104707827 gene encoding basic leucine zipper 10 isoform X2 yields MQIGGSTDKKKVKREEMMNSIFSIDDFSDPFWESPPIPLNPDSSKSVTAAEDQSEWTFEMFLEEFSSSAVSSEPLGNDAIVGVSSAQSLPSVSGQNDFEEDDSRFRDRDSGKRDCAAATVVDDYHRVLKNKLESECATVVALRAGSVKPEDSTGSPETQFQPVQSSPLTQGSLVAPGEVGVTSSLPAELKNTGVPMKQVTSGSSREYSDDDDLDEENETTGSLNPEDVKKSRRMLSNRESARRSRRRKQEQTSDLETQVNELKGEHSSLLKQLSNMNHKYDDAAVGNRILKADIETLRAKVKMAEETVKRVTGMNPMLLGRSSGHNNNNNRMPLTGNNRMDSSSNIPAFQPHSNLNHMSNPNIGIPTTLPPRLGNNFVPPPSLNSQTNSQLQRIRNGQNHHVARNANPYGWTTEPQNDSA; encoded by the exons ATGCAAATAGGCGGAAGTACCGACAAAAAGAAAGTGAAGCGAGAAGAGATGATGAACAGTATCTTCTCCATTGACGATTTCTCCGATCCTTTCTGGGAATCACCTCCGATTCCTCTTAATCCCGATTCTTCCAAGTCCGTTACGGCGGCTGAGGACCAATCGGAATGGACTTTCGAGATGTTTCTCGAAGAGTTTTCTTCTTCGGCGGTGAGCTCTGAGCCACTTGGAAACGACGCGATCGTCGGTGTTTCTTCGGCCCAGTCTCTTCCTTCTGTTTCTGGACAGAACGATTTCGAGGAGGACGATAGCCGATTTCGCGATCGCGATTCGGGGAAGCGGGATTGTGCTGCGGCGACGGTGGTTGATGATTACCATCGTGTTCTCAAGAACAAGCTTGAGTCTGAGTGCGCTACTGTTGTTGCTCttagg GCTGGGTCTGTGAAGCCTGAAGATTCGACTGGCTCTCCAGAAACTCAATTTCAACCAGTTCAATCAAGTCCTCTTACTCAAG GTTCTTTGGTGGCCCCAGGAGAAGTTGGTGTTACTTCTTCCTTACCAGCTGAGCTGAAAAATACTGGTGTACCAATGAAGCAGGTCACTAGTGGATCGTCCAGAGAATATTCTGATGACGATGACCTTGATGAAGAGAATGAAACCACTGGTTCCTTGAATCCAGAGGATGTAAAGAAATCTAGAAG GATGCTGTCAAATCGAGAGTCAGCTAGGCGATCTAGAAGGAGGAAGCAGGAGCAAACAAGTGATCTCGAAACACAG GTTAATGAGCTAAAGGGTGAACATTCATCACTTCTTAAGCAACTGAGCAACATGAATCACAAGTATGATGATGCTGCTGTTGGAAATAGAATACTAAAAGCTGACATTGAGACATTAAGAGCTAAG GTGAAAATGGCGGAAGAAACCGTAAAGAGAGTAACAGGAATGAATCCTATGCTTCTCGGGAGATCTAGTggacataacaacaacaacaacagaatgCCATTAACTGGTAACAACAGGATGGATTCTTCTAGCAATATTCCAGCTTTTCAACCACACTCCAACCTAAATCATATGTCAAATCCAAACATCGGCATTCCAACCACTCTACCTCCAAGACTCGGAAACAATTTCGTTCCTCCTCCATCCTTGAACTCCCAAACCAACTCCCAGTTGCAGAGAATAAGAAATGGGCAAAATCACCATGTTGCTCGAAACGCCAACCCTTACGGCTGGACTACTGAACCTCAGAACGATTCAGCATG A
- the LOC104707826 gene encoding putative clathrin assembly protein At4g02650 produces the protein MGSSKLKRAIGAVKDQTSVGLAKVGGRSSSLTELEIAVVKATRHDEYPAEEKYIREILNLTSYSRNYVSACVATLSRRLNKTKNWSVALKTLILIQRLLADGDRAYEQEIFFGTGRGTRLLNMSDFRDASQSDSWDYSAFVRTYALYLDERLDFRMQGKRGKHGGDCDSGGQEDDHQETKTDIRSRALVVKSKPVAEMKTEKIFIRVHHLQQLLDRFLACRPTGNAKNNRVVIVALYPIVKESFQIYYYITEIMGVFIDRFMELDIHDSIKVYEIFCRVSKQFDELDPFYGWCKNMGVARSSEYPELEKITQKKLDLMDEFIKDKSALAAQTTKSSSKKSVEEEENKTEETKEIQEDLNSIKALPEPEHVEEEEKMETKGDVEEVASRHDQEGDLLDLTDEAGATAGTVGDSLALALFDGAVGTESASGPGWEAFNDDSTDWETALVKSATRLSGQKSELGGGFDSLLLDGMYQYGAVNAGVKTSTAYGSSGSASSVAFGSAGRPAASMLALPAPPPTTNRSTSSVMVDPFAASLEVAPPAYVQMNDMERKQRLLMEEQIMWDQYNRNGRQGYMHFGQNQQQQQQHYQPPYSMGPYSYTPRY, from the exons ATGGGTTCCAGTAAACTGAAACGCGCCATTGGAGCCGTGAAAGATCAAACAAGCGTAGGATTAGCCAAAGTTGGAGGTCGAAGCAGCTCTTTAACGGAACTCGAAATAGCCGTCGTGAAAGCCACGCGGCACGACGAGTATCCAGCAGAGGAGAAATACATCAGAGAGATCTTAAACCTAACGTCTTACTCACGCAATTACGTTAGCGCATGTGTGGCAACTCTCTCGAGACGTCTCAACAAGACCAAGAACTGGTCGGTTGCTCTCAAAACCTTGATTTTGATCCAACGGCTGTTAGCAGATGGCGATCGAGCCTACGAGCAAGAGATCTTCTTCGGAACAGGACGAGGAACCAGGTTGCTTAACATGTCTGATTTCAGAGATGCGAGTCAGTCTGATTCCTGGGATTACTCTGCTTTTGTTCGGACTTACGCTTTGTATTTGGACGAAAGGCTTGACTTCCGGATGCAAGGAAAGAGAGGGAAACACGGCGGTGATTGTGATTCCGGCGGCCAGGAAGATGatcatcaagaaaccaaaaccgATATTCGGTCAAGAGCTCTTGTGGTGAAGTCTAAACCGGTCGCAGagatgaaaacagagaaaattttCATTAGAGTACATCATTTACAACAGCTTCTTGATCGGTTCTTAGCTTGCCGTCCAAcag GTAATGCGAAGAACAACAGAGTGGTGATTGTGGCTTTGTATCCGATAGTAAAAGAGAGTTTTCAGATATACTATTACATAACAGAGATAATGGGAGTATTTATAGATCGATTCATGGAACTAGATATTCATGATTCGATCAAAGTCTATGAAATCTTCTGTCGAGTTTCTAAACAATTCGACGAGTTAGATCCGTTTTACGGATGGTGTAAGAACATGGGAGTTGCAAGATCTTCAGAGTATCCAGAATTGGAAAAGATCACACAGAAGAAACTTGATCTCATGGATGAGTTTATCAAAGATAAATCAGCTTTAGCTgcacaaacaacaaaatcatcatcaaaaaagtctgtggaggaggaggagaataaaacagaggaaactaAAGAAATTCAAGAAGATTTAAACTCCATTAAAGCTTTACCAGAACCGGAACacgtcgaagaagaagaaaagatggaaACAAAGGGAGATGTTGAGGAAGTGGCTTCAAGACATGACCAAGAGGGTGATTTGCTGGATTTAACGGATGAAGCAGGTGCAACAGCAGGAACTGTTGGTGACAGTTTGGCTTTAGCGTTGTTCGATGGAGCCGTTGGGACTGAAAGCGCCTCTGGACCAGGGTGGGAAGCGTTTAACGATGATTCGACAGATTGGGAGACGGCATTGGTGAAATCGGCAACGAGATTGTCGGGACAAAAGAGTGAGCTTGGAGGAGGATTTGATAGTTTGTTGCTTGATGGAATGTATCAGTACGGTGCAGTTAATGCTGGGGTCAAAACGTCTACTGCTTATGGAAGTAGTGGAAGTGCGAGTAGTGTGGCTTTTGGTTCTGCAGGAAGACCAGcag CCTCAATGTTGGCATTGCCAGCGCCGCCACCGACAACCAACAGAAGCACCAGTTCGGTAATGGTTGACCCATTCGCGGCATCGCTAGAGGTGGCTCCACCAGCGTACGTGCAAATGAATGATatggagagaaaacaaagattgTTAATGGAAGAACAAATAATGTGGGATCAATACAACAGAAATGGAAGACAAGGTTACATGCATTTCggacaaaaccaacaacaacaacaacaacattatcaGCCTCCATACTCCATGGGACCTTATTCTTACACACCTCGCTATTGA
- the LOC104707825 gene encoding uncharacterized protein LOC104707825, translating to MKTSMSIVVVFFFVAFYAISAASLNPEETCIRRNMDRSRPPSSSLEPNKSMFDSLRDTLCRDMGRAVMFYVRINGKFPSHYVKAMCNVFGNDEKKVKEYVMEKWLGGSKLVSNISCAIH from the coding sequence ATGAAGACTTCCATGAGCATCGtggttgtcttcttctttgtggcCTTCTACGCCATCTCTGCTGCTTCCTTAAACCCTGAGGAAACTTGCATACGAAGAAACATGGACAGGTCGCGACCGCCAAGCTCTTCATTAGAACCCAATAAGTCAATGTTCGACTCTCTTAGGGACACTTTGTGCAGAGACATGGGTCGTGCTGTCATGTTCTATGTGAGGATAAACGGGAAATTTCCATCTCACTATGTGAAGGCGATGTGTAATGTGTTTGGaaatgatgagaagaaagtGAAGGAGTATGTTATGGAGAAGTGGTTGGGAGGTTCGAAGCTCGTGTCTAATATATCTTGTGCTATTCATTGA
- the LOC104707831 gene encoding probable serine/threonine-protein kinase At1g01540 produces MADSHSLNNNQLSRHTSIFNLRLWVVLGVCVGAAIVLLLVLISLWFVYRRSNKKNKSSLDPSSSSFSKSHHTIVPVVSKEIQEIRVDPSRPPVQPDPTPETHQDDTKIHIEIGKDHRISYPERGGWTGSGSGSGSGDQGLIMSAGPEVSHLGWGHWYTLRELEVSTNGFADENVIGQGGYGIVYRGVLEDKSMVAIKNLLNNKGQAEREFKVEVEAIGRVRHKNLVRLLGYCVEGAHRMLVYEYVDNGNLEQWLHGGGLGFKSPLTWEIRMNIVLGTAKGLMYLHEGLEPKVVHRDIKSSNILLDNQWNSKVSDFGLAKLLGSEMSYVTTRVMGTFGYVAPEYASTGMLNERSDIYSFGVLVMEIISGRSPVDYSRAPGEVNLVEWLKRMVTNRDAEGVLDPRMVEKPSLRSLKRTLLVALRCVDPNAQKRPKMGHIIHMLEAEDLVSRDDRRNSGGGGIEPGKSPRRKTDVNESADESGNSVLINNDQLALEKENENQ; encoded by the coding sequence ATGGCGGATTCTCACTCTCTCAACAACAATCAGCTCTCGAGACACACTTCTATTTTCAATTTGCGTTTATGGGTCGTTCTCGGCGTTTGCGTTGGAGCCGCGATCGTTCTTTTACTCGTTCTCATCTCTCTCTGGTTCGTTTACAGACgaagcaacaagaagaacaagtcaTCTCTcgacccttcttcttcttctttttcgaaGTCTCATCATACAATTGTTCCCGTTGTTTCCAAGGAGATTCAAGAGATTCGGGTTGACCCGTCTCGACCTCCGGTTCAACCCGACCCAACGCCAGAGACTCACCAGGACGATACCAAAATTCACATCGAAATCGGGAAAGATCATCGGATTTCGTATCCGGAACGAGGTGGTTGGACTGGTTCCGGGTCGGGTTCGGGGTCGGGTGATCAGGGTTTAATTATGTCGGCGGGTCCCGAGGTTTCTCATTTAGGTTGGGGACATTGGTATACGTTGAGGGAGCTTGAGGTTTCTACTAATGGATTCGCTGACGAGAATGTGATCGGACAAGGAGGGTATGGGATTGTGTATAGAGGTGTTCTTGAGGACAAGTCAATGGTGGCTATTAAGAATCTGCTCAACAACAAAGGACAAGCTGAGAGAGAGTTTAAAGTCGAAGTTGAAGCTATTGGAAGAGTGAGGCACAAGAATCTGGTGAGGTTGCTAGGTTATTGCGTTGAAGGAGCTCATAGGATGTTAGTTTACGAATATGTTGATAATGGGAATTTAGAACAGTGGCTTCATGGTGGTGGTTTGGGATTTAAGAGTCCTCTTACTTGGGAGATTAGAATGAACATTGTTCTTGGAACAGCTAAAGGGTTGATGTATTTACACGAAGGTCTAGAGCCTAAGGTTGTTCACCGCGATATCAAATCAAGTAATATCTTGCTTGACAATCAATGGAACTCGAAAGTTTCAGACTTTGGGCTAGCTAAGCTCTTGGGTTCGGAGATGAGCTATGTGACTACTCGTGTGATGGGTACGTTTGGGTATGTGGCTCCTGAATACGCGAGTACAGGGATGTTGAATGAGAGAAGCGATATTTATAGCTTTGGTGTTTTGGTTATGGAGATCATTTCGGGGAGGAGTCCTGTGGATTATAGCAGGGCTCCGGGAGAAGTGAATCTTGTGGAATGGTTGAAGAGAATGGTGACGAATCGAGATGCGGAAGGGGTTTTGGATCCGAGGATGGTTGAGAAACCGTCGTTAAGGTCATTAAAGCGTACTCTTTTGGTAGCTTTGAGATGTGTTGATCCTAATGCTCAGAAGAGACCAAAGATGGGTCATATCATTCACATGCTTGAAGCTGAGGACTTGGTCTCTAGAGATGATCGGAGAAActccggaggaggaggaatagAACCGGGAAAGTCACCACGGAGGAAGACAGATGTGAATGAATCAGCGGATGAGAGTGGTAATTCAGTTCTGATCAACAATGACCAATTAGCTTTGGAGAAGGAGAATGAGAATCAGTAA
- the LOC104707829 gene encoding probable disease resistance protein At1g15890, with protein sequence MGNCLAFEISCDQVLNHACGCLFGDQNYILMMEGNLEALENTMQELEAKRDDLLRRVVLEEDKGLQRLAQVQGWFSRVETVGSQVNDLLEARSAQTRRLCLCGYCSKNLISGCDYGKKLAKKLNEVQGLLSKGIFELVAAKGPAPKVEEKHIQTTVGLDTIVESTWNHLMSDGRRSLGLYGMGGVGKTTLLTRTNNKFLQLMSGFDIVIWVVVSKDLQNEVIQEQILVRLGLDKECKQKTEKERAAYIYNNLNRKKFVLLLDDLWSKVDLNKIGVPPPTQENGSKILLTTRSIEVCKDMEVDETMEVKCLSPDDAWDLFQKIVGDQTLLKSHQEITALARKVVEKCCGLPLALNVIGKAMTCKDTIQEWEHAIHVLNSSSLRFPGIEVNLFSVLKFSYDSLKDEKVKSCFLYCCLFPEDFQIEKEELIEYWICEGFIYGNGDEDVAANYYQGHDIIGTLLRAHLLMHGDFSNNVKMHDVIREIALWIASDFGKQKETLCVKTGVQLRHVPNDINWKVMRRMSLVSNKIVEISCRSFNCPNLSTLLLQKNKLVNISGEFFRFMPALVVLDLSENESLSCLPEEISNLGSLQYLNLSSTMIKWLPVGLKELTKLINLNLEYTNQLQSLVGISTILPNLQVLKLLCSRVCVDDRLIEELQLLNQLKISTVTVDDARILESIQEVKQLSSTIRGLCLNNMSAHVVRLNTVALGGLHRFIILDFKISEIKIDCCKSKESNAGISPMCTSSQGFKHLSIVQTFELEGPMDFTWLLFAQNLTYLSVRESLSIEEIINREKAISITNVHPDIVVPFGKLETLDVSLIAELKGICWNLPALRTTLKNFTTIDCPKLSLSY encoded by the coding sequence ATGGGAAACTGTTTAGCGTTTGAGATATCCTGCGATCAAGTGTTGAATCATGCTTGTGGCTGCTTATTTGGTGATCAAAATTACATTCTCATGATGGAAGGAAACCTCGAGGCTCTGGAGAACACTATGCAAGAACTCGAGGCAAAACGAGATGATCTGTTAAGAAGAGTTGTCTTAGAGGAAGACAAAGGTTTGCAACGGCTTGCTCAAGTCCAAGGATGGTTTTCAAGGGTAGAAACTGTTGGGTCCCAAGTCAATGATCTGCTTGAGGCTAGATCAGCTCAAACTAGAAGATTGTGTCTATGCGGATACTGTTCTAAAAATCTCATCTCAGGCTGTGATTATGGTAAAAAGTTAGCCAAGAAACTGAACGAAGTTCAAGGACTTTTATCGAAAGGAATTTTTGAATTGGTGGCAGCGAAAGGTCCTGCACCTAAGGTGGAGGAGAAGCATATACAAACCACTGTTGGTTTGGATACGATTGTCGAAAGCACATGGAACCACCTCATGAGCGATGGACGCAGAAGTTTGGGTCTTTATGGTATGGGGGGAGTAGGCAAAACCACTCTCTTGACTCGTACTAACAATAAGTTCCTTCAATTGATGAGTGGATTTGATATTGTGATATGGGTTGTGGTCTCCAAAGATTTGCAAAACGAAGTCATCCAGGAGCAGATATTGGTAAGACTAGGTCTCGACAAGGAATGTAAACAAAAAACCGAAAAGGAGAGAGCCGCTTACATATACAATAATCTTAACAGAAAGAAGTTTGTGCTGTTATTGGATGATCTATGGAGCAAAGTAGATTTAAACAAAATAGGAGTTCCACCTCCAACTCAAGAAAATGGATCCAAGATACTTCTCACCACTCGCTCTATAGAAGTTTGCAAAGATATGGAGGTTGATGAGACGATGGAAGTTAAGTGTTTGTCTCCAGATGATGCTTGGGATTTGTTCCAAAAGATAGTTGGAGATCAAACCTTGTTAAAGAGCCATCAGGAAATTACCGCACTTGCTAGAAAAGTTGTTGAGAAATGTTGTGGCTTGCCACTTGCTCTTAATGTCATTGGCAAAGCCATGACATGTAAAGATACTATACAAGAATGGGAACATGCCATTCATGTGCTGAATTCGTCTAGCCTCCGCTTTCCAGGCATTGAAGTAAATCTTTTTTCCGTTTTGAAGTTCAGTTATGATAGTTTGAAGGATGAGAAAGTCAAATCATGCTTTCTATACTGTTGTTTGTTTCCGGAAGATTTTCAAATTGAAAAGGAGGAACTGATAGAATATTGGATATGCGAAGGATTCATATATGGAAATGGAGATGAAGATGTAGCAGCTAACTACTACCAAGGTCATGATATAATTGGTACGTTACTTCGTGCACATTTATTGATGCATGGTGATTTCTCAAACAATGTGAAAATGCATGATGTGATACGTGAGATAGCTCTTTGGATAGCGTCTGACTTTggaaaacagaaagaaacacTCTGTGTTAAAACCGGTGTCCAGTTACGCCATGTACCGAATGACATCAACTGGAAAGTTATGAGACGGATGTCTTTAGTAAGTAATAAGATTGTGGAGATATCTTGCAGAAGCTTCAACTGCCCCAACCTTTCAACCCTATTACTCCAGAAAAACAAGTTGGTGAATATTTCAGGTGAATTCTTTCGGTTTATGCCAGCACTTGTGGTCTTGGATCTTTCGGAAAATGAGAGTCTTTCTTGTTTACCGGAAGAAATATCTAACTTGGGTTCGTTACAATATCTCAACTTATCATCCACGATGATAAAATGGTTACCAGTTGGTCTCAAGGAGTTGACGAAACTAATCAACCTGAATCTGGAGTATACTAATCAACTTCAAAGTCTTGTTGGGATATCAACAATTTTACCAAATCTTCAAGTGTTAAAACTGTTATGTTCTCGTGTTTGTGTTGATGACAGATTAATAGAAGAGCTACAACTCTTGAACCAGTTAAAGATTTCAACAGTAACCGTCGATGATGCCAGGATTTTGGAAAGTATACAAGAAGTGAAGCAACTGTCAAGTACTATCCGAGGTTTATGTCTCAACAACATGTCAGCTCATGTTGTTAGATTAAACACGGTGGCTCTAGGTGGTCTTCACCGCTTTATAATTCTGGACTTCAAAATCTCTGAGATAAAGATAGATTGTTGTAAAAGCAAAGAAAGTAATGCGGGGATTTCACCAATGTGCACAAGTTCTCAAGGCTTTAAGCACCTCTCCATTGTTCAAACATTCGAGTTGGAAGGTCCGATGGATTTTACATGGCTGTTGTTCGCCCAAAATCTCACGTATCTATCTGTAAGGGAGTCATTGAGCATAGAAGAAATAATAAACAGAGAGAAAGCAATAAGTATTACCAATGTGCATCCGGATATTGTAGTACCCTTTGGGAAGCTGGAAACTCTTGATGTAAGTCTTATTGCCGAGTTAAAGGGAATCTGCTGGAATCTTCCAGCTCTTCGGACTACCCTGAAAAACTTCACTACCATTGACTGTCCAAAGCTGTCACTGAGTTACTGA
- the LOC104707827 gene encoding basic leucine zipper 10 isoform X1, whose product MQIGGSTDKKKVKREEMMNSIFSIDDFSDPFWESPPIPLNPDSSKSVTAAEDQSEWTFEMFLEEFSSSAVSSEPLGNDAIVGVSSAQSLPSVSGQNDFEEDDSRFRDRDSGKRDCAAATVVDDYHRVLKNKLESECATVVALRAGSVKPEDSTGSPETQFQPVQSSPLTQGSLVAPGEVGVTSSLPAELKNTGVPMKQVTSGSSREYSDDDDLDEENETTGSLNPEDVKKSRRMLSNRESARRSRRRKQEQTSDLETQVNELKGEHSSLLKQLSNMNHKYDDAAVGNRILKADIETLRAKVKMAEETVKRVTGMNPMLLGRSSGHNNNNNRMPLTGNNRMDSSSNIPAFQPHSNLNHMSNPNIGIPTTLPPRLGNNFVPPPSLNSQTNSQLQRIRNGQNHHVARNANPYGWTTEPQNDSAWPKKCVD is encoded by the exons ATGCAAATAGGCGGAAGTACCGACAAAAAGAAAGTGAAGCGAGAAGAGATGATGAACAGTATCTTCTCCATTGACGATTTCTCCGATCCTTTCTGGGAATCACCTCCGATTCCTCTTAATCCCGATTCTTCCAAGTCCGTTACGGCGGCTGAGGACCAATCGGAATGGACTTTCGAGATGTTTCTCGAAGAGTTTTCTTCTTCGGCGGTGAGCTCTGAGCCACTTGGAAACGACGCGATCGTCGGTGTTTCTTCGGCCCAGTCTCTTCCTTCTGTTTCTGGACAGAACGATTTCGAGGAGGACGATAGCCGATTTCGCGATCGCGATTCGGGGAAGCGGGATTGTGCTGCGGCGACGGTGGTTGATGATTACCATCGTGTTCTCAAGAACAAGCTTGAGTCTGAGTGCGCTACTGTTGTTGCTCttagg GCTGGGTCTGTGAAGCCTGAAGATTCGACTGGCTCTCCAGAAACTCAATTTCAACCAGTTCAATCAAGTCCTCTTACTCAAG GTTCTTTGGTGGCCCCAGGAGAAGTTGGTGTTACTTCTTCCTTACCAGCTGAGCTGAAAAATACTGGTGTACCAATGAAGCAGGTCACTAGTGGATCGTCCAGAGAATATTCTGATGACGATGACCTTGATGAAGAGAATGAAACCACTGGTTCCTTGAATCCAGAGGATGTAAAGAAATCTAGAAG GATGCTGTCAAATCGAGAGTCAGCTAGGCGATCTAGAAGGAGGAAGCAGGAGCAAACAAGTGATCTCGAAACACAG GTTAATGAGCTAAAGGGTGAACATTCATCACTTCTTAAGCAACTGAGCAACATGAATCACAAGTATGATGATGCTGCTGTTGGAAATAGAATACTAAAAGCTGACATTGAGACATTAAGAGCTAAG GTGAAAATGGCGGAAGAAACCGTAAAGAGAGTAACAGGAATGAATCCTATGCTTCTCGGGAGATCTAGTggacataacaacaacaacaacagaatgCCATTAACTGGTAACAACAGGATGGATTCTTCTAGCAATATTCCAGCTTTTCAACCACACTCCAACCTAAATCATATGTCAAATCCAAACATCGGCATTCCAACCACTCTACCTCCAAGACTCGGAAACAATTTCGTTCCTCCTCCATCCTTGAACTCCCAAACCAACTCCCAGTTGCAGAGAATAAGAAATGGGCAAAATCACCATGTTGCTCGAAACGCCAACCCTTACGGCTGGACTACTGAACCTCAGAACGATTCAGCATG GCCGAAAAAATGCGTGGACTGA